In Ctenopharyngodon idella isolate HZGC_01 chromosome 1, HZGC01, whole genome shotgun sequence, a single genomic region encodes these proteins:
- the poglut1 gene encoding protein O-glucosyltransferase 1 isoform X2, with protein sequence MYPAWTFWEGGPAVWPIYPTGLGRWDLMRDDLKKSAARWPWKKKSPKGFFRGSRTSSERDPLILLSREAPDLVDAEYTKNQAWKSEKDTLGRSPAKEIPLVEHCEYKYLFNFRGVAASFRLKHLFLCGSLVFHVGEEWLEFFYSQLKPWVHYIPVKQDLSDLRELLQFVKENDAVAEEIAVRGQTFILEHLRMEDVSCYWERLLTDFSKLLKYKPKRKSNYNQIIHGASRSEL encoded by the exons ATGTACCCTGCATGGACATTCTGGGAGGGAGGTCCTGCTGTATGGCCAATCTACCCCACTGGACTGGGCCGATGGGATCTCATGAGGGATGACCTGAAAAA ATCAGCTGCACGATGGCCCTGGAAGAAGAAAAGCCCAAAAGGATTCTTTAGAGGCTCTAG GACCAGTTCAGAGAGGGACCCTCTGATCCTTCTCTCAAGAGAAGCCCCTGACCTTGTGGATGCAGAGTACACCAAGAATCAGGCCTGGAAGTCAGAGAAG gacACTCTGGGTAGGTCCCCAGCAAAGGAAATTCCCCTAGTTGAACACTGTGAATACAA ATACCTCTTTAACTTCAGAGGTGTTGCTGCTAGTTTCCGTTTGAAGCATCTGTTCTTGTGTGGCTCACTGGTTTTTCACGTCGGGGAGGAGTGGCTTGAGTTCTTCTACTCTCAGCTCAAGCCCTGGGTTCACTACATCCCTGTCAAACAGGACTTGTCTGACCTCAG agAGCTGCTTCAGTTTGTGAAAGAAAATGATGCCGTGGCAGAAGAAATTGCTGTCAG GGGCCAGACCTTTATTCTGGAACATCTCCGTATGGAGGATGTGTCTTGTTACTGGGAGAGATTGCTCACCGACTTCAGCAAGCTGCTCAAATACAAACCTAAGAGAAAATCAAACTACAATCAGATCATCCACGGAGCCAGCCGATCTGAACTCTGA